The following proteins are encoded in a genomic region of Coregonus clupeaformis isolate EN_2021a unplaced genomic scaffold, ASM2061545v1 scaf6443, whole genome shotgun sequence:
- the LOC121569554 gene encoding Golgi SNAP receptor complex member 2-like, producing MGRLENTDRQSVHLLENELQARIDQIFSHLERLDILASKEPPNRRQNAKLRVDQLKYDVQHLQTALRNFQHRRYSREAQDREREELMSRTFTTNDADTSIPIDETLQLNSNLNNAHRGMDDLLGSGSSILTGLRDQRGTLKGTHKKMLDVANMLGLSNTVMRLIEKRATQDKLIMIGGMLLTCVVMFLVVKYLG from the exons ATGGGACGCCTGGAGAACACAGATCGTCAGTCTGTCCACT TGTTGGAGAACGAGCTGCAGGCCAGAATCGACCAGATCTTCAGCCATTTGGAACGTCTGGATATCCTGGCCAGCAAAGAACCGCCAAACCGCCGTCAGAACGCCAAACT GCGGGTAGACCAGCTGAAGTATGATGTTCAGCACCTCCAGACGGCCCTGAGGAACTTCCAGCACCGCCGCTACTCACGAGAGGCCCAGGACCGAGAGAGGGAGGAACTCATGAGTCGTACCTTCACCACCAAC GATGCAGACACCTCCATCCCCATAGACGAGACGTTGCAGTTAAACTCCAACCTGAACAACGCACACAGAGGTATGGACGACCTCCTGGGCAGCGGCAGCAGCATCCTCACCGGACTCAGGGACCAGAGGGGCACgctcaag GGGACCCATAAGAAGATGCTGGATGTGGCCAACATGCTGGGTCTGTCCAACACAGTGATGAGGCTGATCGAGAAGAGGGCCACCCAGGATAAGTTAATCATGATTGGAGGGATGCTGCTCACCTGTGTGGTCATGTTCCTGGTGGTCAAGTACCTGGGCTGA